One Bacillota bacterium DNA segment encodes these proteins:
- a CDS encoding ECF transporter S component — MHAVQTHSRIRTLLVTALMSALVAVLGLTPAGFVPVPTPAGAATTLHIPVILAALAEGPAAGATTGFLFGAFSFWRALTQAPNPIARMMFSDPLVAFGPRILIGLVAYAAFRAAGGRAGRWAVALLVAAALGDATYRLTSRVPTSVQAPYPGVTPVGLAAALAVAAATAWLALRLLGRQDVGPALAALLGSLTNTVGVLGLATWRAYLPWQVSLGIAVLHGLPEAFVATVLTVAVYRALRRAGLVRMAPAWPKRSERHAAGL, encoded by the coding sequence ATGCACGCTGTCCAGACCCACTCCCGCATCCGCACCCTGCTGGTGACGGCCCTGATGAGCGCCCTGGTCGCGGTCCTCGGCCTCACCCCCGCCGGGTTCGTTCCTGTCCCGACGCCCGCCGGCGCCGCCACCACCCTCCACATCCCCGTCATCCTCGCCGCCCTGGCCGAGGGCCCGGCGGCCGGCGCGACGACCGGCTTCCTGTTCGGGGCGTTCAGCTTCTGGCGCGCCCTCACCCAGGCGCCCAACCCCATCGCGCGGATGATGTTCAGCGACCCGCTGGTAGCCTTTGGGCCGCGCATCCTGATCGGGCTGGTGGCCTATGCGGCGTTCCGGGCCGCCGGGGGCAGGGCCGGGCGGTGGGCGGTCGCCCTGCTGGTGGCCGCGGCGCTGGGCGATGCGACGTATCGCCTGACCAGCCGGGTGCCGACGTCAGTGCAGGCGCCCTACCCGGGCGTCACCCCGGTGGGGCTCGCCGCCGCCCTGGCGGTGGCCGCAGCCACCGCGTGGCTGGCCCTGCGCCTGCTCGGACGGCAGGACGTCGGGCCTGCGCTGGCGGCGCTGCTGGGCAGCCTGACCAACACCGTCGGGGTGCTGGGCCTGGCCACCTGGCGCGCCTACCTGCCCTGGCAGGTCTCGCTCGGGATCGCCGTGCTCCACGGCCTGCCCGAAGCCTTCGTGGCCACGGTCCTGACCGTCGCCGTCTACCGGGCGCTGCGGCGGGCGGGGTTGGTGCGCATGGCTCCGGCGTGGCCCAAGAGGAGTGAGCGGCATGCTGCTGGCCTTTGA
- a CDS encoding alpha/beta fold hydrolase, whose product MRFDFRGSGDSPGEFEEMTVSGEVEDALAALAFARERVGRSVALLGLSLGGAVATLAAVRDGDVAAMVLWAAVAHPARLAQFMAAHHSGEPSVLMWQGHFDLGGNLVGRAFVEELPRHQPLAAAAQYRGPVLVVHGTRDQSVPPMDATAYMQAFPGPDKTLHLVAGADHTFNRASWEHEVISTTVAWLKARLLERA is encoded by the coding sequence CTGCGCTTTGACTTCCGAGGTTCGGGGGATTCTCCCGGGGAGTTCGAGGAGATGACCGTGAGCGGCGAGGTGGAAGACGCCCTGGCGGCGCTTGCGTTCGCCCGAGAGCGCGTCGGCCGGTCCGTGGCCTTGCTCGGCTTGAGCCTCGGCGGCGCCGTGGCGACCCTGGCCGCCGTTCGGGACGGAGACGTGGCCGCCATGGTGCTGTGGGCCGCCGTCGCCCATCCGGCCCGCTTGGCGCAGTTCATGGCCGCCCACCATTCGGGCGAACCGTCCGTGCTCATGTGGCAGGGGCACTTCGACCTCGGTGGCAACCTGGTGGGAAGGGCCTTCGTCGAGGAGCTGCCCCGCCACCAGCCTCTCGCCGCGGCGGCGCAGTACAGGGGGCCTGTCCTGGTGGTTCACGGCACCCGGGACCAGAGCGTGCCGCCAATGGACGCCACCGCCTACATGCAGGCGTTCCCGGGGCCGGACAAGACCCTGCACCTCGTAGCCGGCGCGGACCACACCTTCAACCGGGCCTCGTGGGAACACGAGGTCATCAGCACCACGGTCGCATGGCTCAAGGCCAGGCTCCTGGAAAGAGCGTAA
- a CDS encoding type III pantothenate kinase: MLLAFDVGNTTTALGLFREGELLHHWQLSSQAERTSDEWAVILEVLFGRAGERLGEVDGVAVACVVPPALAAVERFVRRDLRLEPLVVGPGIHTGMPIRYENPREVGADRIVGAVAAYETYGGPVIVVDFGTATTFDAVDAGGAYLGGAIAPGVSIATEALFERASRLPRVEVVRPPRVIGRNTVQSMQSGILYGFAGQADGLVRRIQRELGTPTKVVATGEY, encoded by the coding sequence ATGCTGCTGGCCTTTGACGTGGGCAACACCACGACGGCGCTGGGTCTGTTTCGGGAGGGAGAGCTCCTCCATCACTGGCAGCTTTCCAGCCAGGCTGAACGCACCTCCGACGAGTGGGCCGTCATTCTGGAGGTGCTCTTCGGGCGAGCCGGCGAACGCCTCGGCGAAGTGGACGGGGTGGCCGTCGCCTGCGTCGTCCCGCCGGCGCTTGCCGCCGTCGAACGCTTCGTGCGCCGGGACCTGCGCCTCGAACCGCTGGTGGTGGGGCCGGGCATCCACACCGGCATGCCCATTCGCTACGAAAACCCCCGCGAGGTGGGCGCGGACCGCATCGTCGGGGCGGTGGCCGCGTACGAGACGTACGGCGGGCCGGTGATTGTGGTCGACTTCGGCACGGCCACCACCTTTGACGCGGTCGATGCCGGCGGGGCTTATCTGGGCGGAGCCATCGCCCCCGGGGTGAGCATCGCCACCGAAGCGCTGTTTGAGCGCGCCTCCCGGTTGCCTCGGGTGGAGGTGGTTCGGCCGCCGCGGGTTATCGGGCGCAACACCGTCCAGTCCATGCAGTCGGGCATCCTCTACGGCTTCGCCGGGCAGGCCGACGGGCTGGTGCGGCGCATCCAGCGGGAACTGGGTACCCCCACCAAGGTGGTGGCGACGGGCGAGTAC
- a CDS encoding glycoside hydrolase family 3 N-terminal domain-containing protein, translating to MSLAEKVGQMTQITLTRLMGQNEWDRGPLNEQWLKRVLVDNHVGSVLSGGGASPVPNNPETWAAVTNTLQQWAVEKTRLGIPIVYGIDAVHGHNNVLGATLFPHQIGLAATWDPKLVEEAARVTAQAVRATGIHWNFAPVADVGRDFRWGRFYETFGEDPYLASELVAAAVRGLQGTGLAPAGRVAATLKHFVGYSQPLNGQDRSPALIPLRTLREVFLPPFEAGIEAGARTVMVNSGSVNGVPVHASRYLLTDVLRKGLGFSGVVVSDWQDIHKLQSVHRVAPTFREAVRLGIMAGVDMYMVPLDAAGFTQALISLVEEGMVPRDRIDEAVRRILTLKFELGLFENPYVDPSKARAAVEAGKELARRAAAESITLLKNKDNVLPLSHDVGSILVTGPSAGDVASQLGGWTVGWQGVSGYEVPPAVTVLEGLRQAAPLGTKVNYVPGWSARGDFTEVIDAARRSDVIVAVVGETPYAEGPGDAHIQGYELPPGQKALTEKLASTGTPLVVVLIAGRPLLIAEVVRAADAVVMAYLPGSEGGTAVAGVLFGKVNPSGKLPFSWPRDLVQVPLFYNHLRGEEWPTPEYDPLFPFGYGLSYTRYEYAKLTATGEAAPDGVAHVSVAVTNTGRFEGDQVVQVYASREYSSVLRPIRQLVAFERVHLQPGETRTVHFDIPLSRLAVIPGDILGDADPIVETGVYRVMVGGLAAEVVVRQPETAGS from the coding sequence ATGAGCCTTGCTGAGAAAGTAGGGCAAATGACGCAGATCACCCTGACGCGGCTCATGGGCCAGAACGAATGGGACCGGGGTCCGCTGAACGAACAGTGGCTGAAGAGGGTATTGGTTGACAACCACGTCGGTTCGGTACTGAGCGGAGGCGGGGCCAGCCCCGTTCCGAACAACCCGGAGACGTGGGCAGCGGTGACGAACACCCTGCAACAATGGGCCGTCGAAAAGACGCGCCTCGGAATTCCCATCGTGTATGGGATCGACGCGGTTCATGGCCATAACAACGTGCTGGGGGCGACGCTCTTTCCCCACCAGATCGGGCTTGCGGCTACGTGGGACCCCAAGCTGGTCGAGGAGGCTGCCAGGGTAACGGCCCAGGCGGTTAGGGCCACCGGAATCCATTGGAACTTCGCGCCGGTGGCGGACGTGGGACGGGATTTCCGCTGGGGGCGCTTCTATGAGACCTTTGGTGAGGACCCGTACCTGGCCTCCGAACTCGTGGCCGCCGCCGTTCGCGGACTCCAAGGAACTGGGCTGGCGCCTGCTGGTAGGGTCGCAGCGACCCTTAAGCATTTCGTCGGCTACTCACAGCCGCTGAACGGCCAGGACCGAAGCCCCGCCCTCATTCCCCTGCGGACCTTGCGAGAGGTCTTTCTCCCGCCCTTTGAGGCAGGAATTGAGGCCGGGGCCCGGACGGTCATGGTCAATAGCGGGTCAGTGAACGGCGTACCGGTCCACGCGTCGAGGTACCTTCTCACGGACGTGCTGCGGAAAGGCTTGGGCTTCAGCGGCGTCGTCGTATCCGATTGGCAGGACATCCACAAGCTTCAGAGCGTGCACCGCGTCGCTCCCACGTTCAGGGAAGCCGTTCGCCTCGGTATCATGGCCGGCGTCGATATGTACATGGTTCCGCTCGATGCGGCTGGCTTCACGCAGGCGCTAATCTCGCTCGTCGAAGAGGGCATGGTGCCAAGGGACCGTATCGATGAAGCAGTGCGCCGGATCCTTACGCTGAAGTTCGAGCTCGGGCTCTTCGAGAATCCTTACGTCGACCCTTCGAAGGCACGGGCGGCTGTCGAAGCCGGAAAAGAGCTTGCTCGACGGGCCGCGGCTGAGTCTATCACGCTGCTCAAGAACAAGGACAACGTCCTTCCCTTGTCCCACGATGTCGGTTCGATTCTTGTCACAGGCCCAAGCGCCGGCGATGTGGCGAGCCAGCTCGGAGGGTGGACCGTTGGCTGGCAAGGGGTGTCCGGCTACGAAGTGCCGCCTGCCGTGACGGTCCTGGAGGGGCTCAGGCAAGCCGCTCCTTTGGGGACCAAGGTGAATTACGTACCCGGGTGGAGCGCACGGGGGGACTTTACCGAGGTGATCGACGCTGCTCGACGCTCCGACGTGATCGTGGCGGTCGTTGGCGAGACTCCCTACGCGGAGGGGCCCGGCGACGCTCACATCCAAGGGTACGAACTTCCACCCGGGCAGAAGGCATTGACAGAGAAGCTTGCATCCACAGGAACTCCCCTCGTGGTGGTTCTGATAGCGGGCCGGCCTCTTCTAATCGCCGAGGTGGTACGGGCAGCCGACGCGGTCGTTATGGCTTATCTGCCTGGCAGCGAAGGCGGGACAGCAGTAGCCGGCGTCCTGTTCGGCAAGGTCAATCCCAGCGGCAAGCTGCCGTTCAGCTGGCCTCGGGACCTCGTCCAGGTGCCGTTGTTCTATAACCACCTGCGCGGCGAAGAATGGCCGACGCCTGAGTACGATCCCCTGTTCCCGTTCGGCTACGGCCTGAGTTACACCAGGTACGAGTACGCGAAGTTGACGGCAACCGGGGAAGCGGCACCGGACGGCGTCGCCCATGTGTCCGTAGCCGTTACCAATACCGGGAGGTTTGAAGGCGACCAGGTCGTCCAGGTTTACGCGAGCAGGGAATACAGCTCCGTTTTGAGACCTATACGCCAGCTAGTGGCTTTCGAGCGGGTCCACCTTCAGCCCGGCGAGACGAGGACGGTTCACTTCGATATTCCGCTCTCGCGGCTTGCAGTGATCCCGGGGGACATTCTTGGGGATGCCGACCCCATCGTAGAGACGGGGGTCTATCGCGTCATGGTTGGCGGGTTGGCAGCAGAGGTCGTGGTACGGCAGCCCGAAACTGCGGGTTCGTGA